In the genome of Kitasatospora cathayae, one region contains:
- a CDS encoding helix-turn-helix domain-containing protein yields MPPRLSPTVRQQRLGIELRKMRERVGVTPKSLAATIGTDLPKISQMENGKSGISAERLRIWARTCGCPEGPYLDALLAMTQDRRKYWWDGYRGRMPSGIVDIAEMEHHAQSLSILNSTFIPGLLQIPDYATAVFERLPEAYRQEAEVRKAFRIRRQQIFVDHPKPYSAILHESALRMQFGGPEVLREQLRSLLENSERPGVEIRVIPFSVPTYTGSGESLYLARGPVPELDTVQIDLTHGPKFVHSEAELASYRRIKEKTAAIALGTAESRDFIRALLKDFS; encoded by the coding sequence ATGCCACCCCGCTTGTCGCCGACCGTGCGCCAGCAGCGTCTGGGAATCGAACTGCGCAAGATGCGCGAGCGCGTGGGCGTGACGCCCAAGAGCCTGGCCGCCACGATCGGCACCGACCTGCCCAAGATCTCCCAGATGGAGAACGGGAAGTCGGGCATCAGCGCCGAGCGGCTCCGGATCTGGGCGCGCACCTGCGGCTGCCCGGAGGGCCCGTACCTCGACGCGCTGCTCGCGATGACGCAGGACCGCCGTAAGTACTGGTGGGACGGCTACCGGGGGCGGATGCCCAGCGGGATCGTCGACATCGCGGAGATGGAGCACCACGCGCAGTCGCTGTCGATCCTGAACAGCACCTTCATCCCCGGGCTGCTGCAGATCCCGGACTACGCCACCGCGGTGTTCGAGCGGCTCCCCGAGGCCTACCGGCAGGAGGCGGAGGTCCGGAAGGCGTTCCGGATCCGGCGCCAGCAGATCTTCGTCGACCACCCGAAGCCGTACAGCGCGATCCTGCACGAGTCCGCGCTGCGGATGCAGTTCGGCGGTCCGGAAGTACTGCGCGAGCAGCTGCGGAGCCTGCTGGAGAATTCCGAGCGGCCGGGGGTGGAGATCCGGGTGATCCCGTTCAGCGTGCCCACCTACACCGGATCCGGGGAGAGCCTGTACCTCGCCCGCGGGCCGGTCCCGGAGCTCGACACCGTCCAGATCGACCTCACGCACGGGCCGAAGTTCGTGCACTCCGAGGCGGAGTTGGCCTCCTACCGCCGGATCAAGGAGAAGACCGCGGCGATCGCGCTCGGGACGGCCGAGTCCCGGGACTTCATCCGGGCCTTACTGAAAGACTTCTCATGA
- a CDS encoding DUF397 domain-containing protein: protein MSTWRKASASGESTDCVEVRAAGGLVEIRESDLPEVVVRTTPRKWAAFVRGVKAGEFDRYADFSRP, encoded by the coding sequence ATGAGTACGTGGCGCAAGGCGTCAGCCAGCGGCGAGAGCACCGACTGCGTGGAGGTAAGAGCGGCGGGCGGGCTGGTGGAGATCCGCGAGTCGGACCTGCCCGAGGTGGTGGTGCGGACGACGCCGCGCAAGTGGGCGGCGTTCGTCCGCGGGGTGAAGGCCGGGGAGTTCGACCGGTACGCCGACTTCAGCCGGCCGTAA
- the metG gene encoding methionine--tRNA ligase — translation MARHLITSALPYINGIKHLGNMVGSMLPADVYSRYLRQTGHEVLFICATDEHGTPAELAAQEAGLPVAEFCAQAHDAQKAVYDGFGLSFDHFGRSSSPQNREITQEIARELQRNGFIEERSIRQVYSNADGRFLPDRYIVGTCPHCGYDRARGDQCENCTRVLDPTDLLEPRSAISGSADLEVRETRHLFLLQSRLTGEVERWIADHGDDWPVLASSIARKWLTEGLQDRSITRDLEWGVPVPADVWPELAAEGKVFYVWFDAPIEYIGATKEWADAAPAGQRDWKSWWYEADRTVRYTEFMAKDNVPFHTVMFPATILGSRRPWKKVDYVKAFNWLTYYGGKFSTSQKRGIFTDVALELLPADYWRYFLMAHAPESDDSSFTWDLFASVVNKDLADTLGNFVNRVLSFSRKRFGDAVPAGAVAGEAEARLGEQIAGLLAEYEAQLDALNFRKAVQALRALWSAGNAYLDEKAPWLQVKTDPEAAALTLRTAMNLIHLYAVVSEPFIPTAAAAMRGAFALPADGRGWITEDEARALSLVPAGTPFTVPPVLFAKITDEDLAAWTARFGGTEG, via the coding sequence ATGGCTCGGCACCTGATCACCAGCGCCCTTCCGTACATCAACGGGATCAAGCACCTGGGCAACATGGTCGGGTCGATGCTCCCGGCGGACGTCTACTCCCGCTACCTGCGCCAGACCGGCCACGAGGTGCTGTTCATCTGCGCCACCGACGAGCACGGCACGCCCGCCGAGCTGGCCGCACAGGAGGCCGGACTGCCGGTCGCCGAGTTCTGCGCGCAGGCGCACGACGCGCAGAAGGCGGTGTACGACGGCTTCGGGCTGTCCTTCGACCACTTCGGCCGCAGCTCCTCGCCGCAGAACCGGGAGATCACCCAGGAGATCGCCCGCGAGCTGCAGCGCAACGGCTTCATCGAGGAGCGCTCGATCCGCCAGGTGTACTCCAACGCCGACGGCCGCTTCCTGCCGGACCGCTACATCGTCGGCACCTGCCCGCACTGCGGCTACGACAGGGCGCGCGGCGACCAGTGCGAGAACTGCACCCGGGTGCTGGACCCGACCGACCTGCTGGAGCCGCGCTCGGCGATCAGCGGCAGCGCCGACCTGGAGGTCCGGGAGACCCGGCACCTGTTCCTGCTCCAGTCGCGGCTGACCGGCGAGGTCGAGCGGTGGATCGCCGACCACGGCGACGACTGGCCGGTGCTGGCCTCCTCGATCGCCCGCAAGTGGCTGACCGAGGGACTGCAGGACCGTTCGATCACCCGCGACCTGGAGTGGGGCGTCCCGGTGCCGGCCGACGTGTGGCCCGAACTGGCCGCCGAGGGCAAGGTGTTCTACGTCTGGTTCGACGCCCCGATCGAGTACATCGGCGCCACCAAGGAGTGGGCGGACGCGGCCCCGGCCGGGCAGCGGGACTGGAAGTCCTGGTGGTACGAGGCCGACCGGACCGTCCGCTACACCGAGTTCATGGCCAAGGACAACGTCCCGTTCCACACCGTGATGTTCCCGGCGACGATCCTCGGCTCGCGCCGCCCGTGGAAGAAGGTCGACTACGTCAAGGCCTTCAACTGGCTGACGTACTACGGCGGGAAGTTCTCCACCAGCCAGAAGCGCGGCATCTTCACCGACGTCGCGCTGGAGCTGCTGCCGGCCGACTACTGGCGCTACTTCCTGATGGCGCACGCCCCCGAGTCGGACGACTCCAGCTTCACCTGGGACCTCTTCGCCTCGGTGGTCAACAAGGACCTCGCCGACACCCTCGGCAACTTCGTCAACCGGGTGCTCTCCTTCAGCCGCAAGCGCTTCGGCGACGCCGTCCCGGCCGGAGCCGTCGCCGGCGAGGCCGAGGCGCGGCTCGGCGAGCAGATCGCCGGCCTGCTGGCCGAGTACGAGGCCCAGCTGGACGCGCTCAACTTCCGCAAGGCCGTGCAGGCGCTGCGCGCGCTGTGGAGCGCGGGCAACGCGTACCTGGACGAGAAGGCGCCCTGGCTGCAGGTGAAGACCGACCCGGAGGCGGCGGCACTGACCCTGCGGACGGCGATGAACCTGATCCACCTGTACGCGGTGGTGTCGGAGCCGTTCATCCCGACCGCGGCGGCGGCGATGCGCGGCGCCTTCGCGCTGCCCGCGGACGGGCGCGGCTGGATCACCGAGGACGAGGCCCGGGCGCTGAGCCTGGTCCCGGCCGGGACGCCGTTCACCGTGCCGCCGGTGCTGTTCGCGAAGATCACGGACGAGGACCTGGCGGCCTGGACGGCCCGGTTCGGCGGCACCGAGGGCTGA
- the sbnB gene encoding 2,3-diaminopropionate biosynthesis protein SbnB, with protein sequence MFEFRVIDGTTAREVIAGARQRIVQEVRETYLTHGAGESVNPDSYFLRFPAKPDARIIALPAYLGGGVGLAGIKWISSFPANIERGFPRASAALLLNDYATGYPFAVLEASQISAARTAASAVLAAEVLSGGRTAGRLAVVGAGIIARNILEFFGAQEWAIDELVVHDREARYAQALVDHADSQLGYPARVVEDLGEAFKGADVVVLATTAGEPYILDPETFAPGQLVLNISLRDLAPEIIGGAYNVLDDVEHCMKADTSPHLAEQLYGNRDFVTGTLAQVIEGEVAVGADRPVVFSPFGLGVLDLAVGALVHDEAVAAGRATEIPGFFAETTRW encoded by the coding sequence GTGTTCGAGTTCAGAGTCATCGACGGCACCACCGCCCGCGAGGTCATCGCGGGAGCCCGCCAGCGGATCGTCCAGGAGGTCCGGGAGACCTACCTGACCCACGGCGCCGGCGAGTCCGTCAACCCCGACAGCTACTTCCTGCGGTTCCCGGCCAAGCCGGACGCCCGGATCATCGCCCTGCCGGCCTACCTCGGCGGCGGCGTCGGCCTGGCCGGCATCAAGTGGATCAGCAGCTTCCCGGCCAACATCGAACGGGGCTTCCCGCGCGCCTCGGCCGCCCTGCTGCTGAACGACTACGCGACCGGCTACCCGTTCGCCGTCCTGGAGGCCTCGCAGATCAGCGCGGCCCGCACCGCGGCGTCCGCCGTGCTCGCCGCCGAGGTGCTCAGCGGCGGCCGCACGGCGGGCCGGCTCGCGGTGGTCGGCGCCGGCATCATCGCCCGCAACATCCTGGAGTTCTTCGGCGCCCAGGAGTGGGCGATCGACGAGCTGGTGGTGCACGACCGGGAGGCGCGGTACGCCCAGGCGCTGGTCGACCACGCCGACTCCCAGCTCGGCTACCCGGCCCGGGTGGTGGAGGACCTGGGCGAGGCGTTCAAGGGCGCCGACGTGGTGGTGCTGGCCACCACGGCGGGCGAGCCGTACATCCTCGACCCGGAGACCTTCGCCCCCGGCCAGCTGGTGCTCAACATCTCGCTGCGCGACCTCGCGCCGGAGATCATCGGCGGCGCGTACAACGTGCTCGACGACGTGGAGCACTGCATGAAGGCCGACACCTCCCCGCACCTGGCCGAACAGCTCTACGGCAACCGGGACTTCGTCACCGGGACGCTCGCCCAGGTGATCGAGGGCGAGGTCGCCGTCGGCGCCGACCGCCCGGTGGTCTTCTCGCCCTTCGGCCTCGGCGTGCTCGACCTGGCGGTCGGCGCGCTGGTGCACGACGAGGCGGTGGCCGCCGGCCGGGCGACCGAGATCCCCGGCTTCTTCGCGGAGACCACCCGCTGGTAG